The Urbifossiella limnaea genome has a window encoding:
- a CDS encoding PPC domain-containing protein, producing MKPLAALAALVLLPAAVRAQTSFPMVTHVTPTAVQRGTTAEVTVVAQASTLAGAHKVLFDGTGVSAEPVAAADAKTSLKLKVTVAADAAPGVREFRVACPHGVSSLGQLVVVDAPVVQEAPGNNTPDKAQPIPVPSVVCGRTEAAENVDYYRFAAKAGAVLTFEVHGARIQDKIHDLQKHADPLIAVFDATGKELAANDDGYFADPVLEFKAPADGEYRVAVRDAKFDGDARWTYALTVTDRPYVQHLFPLAANPGKLTPFAPVGTARLVQPLWPLTVPSESGLRLVSLPGPTGLTNPAPLVVTPLPLVTEAEPNDDPKQATRVAMPGGANGRVGTRGDLDHFVFAAQKGKAVRLEVLARRFGTVLRSRLDGVLDVMTPDGKVLMSNDDLNGKDPGLVFAPPADGDYVARVRDLNNRGSDAHVYYLELAPAAPDFTIKCDPSKASVGQGGRTAWYVQVTRTNGFAGPVTVDVEGLPKGVTASALTIPPAMTQGCVVLSAAADAKLDAAAVRVVGKADGLVRTAVPVEEIYLPGGGRGRFDVGMPAVAVCRPLDILDVKVKTTRVELKPGEEVKLDVEVVRAPGYDKTLTLDVLLQHLGGVHGNPLPLGVTVVGAKSKTLLGTGSVGHIVLRAAPDAAACADVPVCVQAYVPINFVVKTGYASAPVLLTVRR from the coding sequence ATGAAGCCCCTCGCCGCGCTCGCCGCGCTCGTGCTGCTCCCTGCGGCCGTTCGCGCGCAGACTTCTTTCCCGATGGTGACGCACGTCACCCCCACCGCGGTGCAGCGCGGCACCACCGCCGAGGTCACCGTCGTCGCGCAGGCCAGCACCCTCGCCGGCGCCCACAAGGTGCTCTTCGACGGCACCGGCGTCAGCGCCGAGCCCGTCGCCGCCGCCGACGCCAAGACCAGCCTGAAGCTCAAGGTGACGGTCGCGGCCGACGCCGCCCCCGGGGTGCGCGAGTTCCGCGTCGCCTGCCCGCACGGCGTCTCGTCGCTCGGCCAGCTGGTCGTCGTGGACGCGCCGGTTGTGCAGGAGGCGCCCGGCAACAACACGCCCGACAAGGCGCAGCCGATCCCCGTGCCGAGCGTCGTGTGCGGCCGCACCGAGGCCGCCGAGAACGTGGACTACTACCGCTTCGCCGCGAAGGCCGGCGCCGTGCTCACGTTCGAGGTCCACGGCGCCCGCATCCAGGACAAGATTCACGACCTCCAGAAGCACGCCGACCCGCTGATCGCCGTGTTCGACGCCACCGGCAAGGAACTCGCCGCCAACGACGACGGCTACTTCGCCGACCCCGTGCTGGAGTTCAAGGCGCCCGCCGACGGCGAGTACCGCGTCGCCGTCCGCGACGCCAAGTTCGACGGCGACGCCCGCTGGACCTACGCCCTCACGGTCACGGACAGGCCGTACGTCCAGCACCTGTTCCCACTCGCGGCGAACCCCGGCAAGCTGACGCCGTTCGCACCCGTCGGCACCGCCCGCCTCGTTCAGCCGCTCTGGCCGCTGACCGTTCCGTCGGAGTCCGGCTTGCGCCTGGTGTCGCTCCCCGGCCCGACCGGACTGACGAACCCGGCCCCGCTCGTGGTGACGCCGCTGCCACTCGTCACCGAGGCCGAGCCGAACGACGACCCGAAGCAGGCCACCCGCGTGGCGATGCCCGGCGGCGCCAACGGCCGCGTCGGCACCCGCGGCGACCTGGACCACTTCGTGTTCGCGGCGCAGAAGGGGAAGGCGGTTCGGCTCGAAGTGCTCGCCCGCCGCTTCGGCACGGTGCTGCGCAGCCGGCTCGACGGCGTGCTCGACGTGATGACGCCGGACGGCAAGGTGCTGATGTCGAACGACGACCTGAACGGCAAGGACCCGGGGCTCGTGTTCGCGCCGCCGGCCGACGGCGACTACGTGGCCCGCGTCCGCGACCTGAACAACCGCGGCTCCGACGCCCACGTCTACTACCTGGAGCTGGCCCCCGCGGCGCCCGACTTCACGATCAAGTGCGACCCGTCGAAGGCGTCGGTCGGCCAGGGCGGGCGCACCGCGTGGTACGTGCAGGTGACGCGCACGAACGGCTTCGCCGGTCCCGTGACCGTGGACGTGGAAGGCTTGCCGAAGGGCGTGACCGCGAGCGCGCTGACGATCCCGCCGGCGATGACGCAGGGGTGCGTGGTGCTGTCGGCCGCGGCCGACGCGAAGCTCGACGCCGCGGCCGTGCGCGTGGTCGGCAAGGCCGACGGGCTGGTGCGGACGGCGGTGCCGGTGGAGGAGATTTACCTCCCCGGCGGCGGCCGCGGCCGGTTCGACGTGGGGATGCCGGCGGTGGCTGTGTGCCGCCCGCTGGACATTTTGGACGTGAAGGTGAAGACGACGCGGGTGGAGCTGAAGCCGGGCGAGGAGGTGAAGCTGGACGTGGAGGTGGTGCGCGCCCCCGGCTACGACAAGACGCTGACGCTGGACGTGCTGTTGCAGCACCTCGGCGGCGTCCACGGCAACCCGCTGCCGCTGGGCGTGACGGTGGTGGGGGCGAAGAGCAAGACGCTGCTGGGCACGGGGAGCGTGGGTCACATCGTGCTGCGGGCGGCGCCGGACGCGGCCGCGTGTGCGGACGTGCCGGTGTGCGTGCAGGCGTACGTGCCGATCAACTTCGTGGTGAAGACCGGCTACGCCAGCGCGCCGGTGCTGCTGACGGTGCGGCGGTGA
- a CDS encoding DUF433 domain-containing protein: MVADDRITFNPLQCGGRPCVRGMRIRVSDVLDLLAAGLSHADVVAELPDLEPADVVACLRYASALTARPEAAA; the protein is encoded by the coding sequence ATGGTGGCGGACGATCGGATCACGTTCAATCCGCTCCAGTGCGGCGGGCGGCCGTGCGTGCGCGGGATGCGCATCCGCGTCAGCGACGTGCTCGACCTCCTCGCCGCCGGCCTGTCGCACGCCGACGTGGTCGCCGAACTGCCCGACCTCGAACCGGCCGACGTGGTCGCCTGCCTGCGGTACGCCAGCGCCCTCACCGCCCGGCCGGAGGCCGCCGCGTGA
- a CDS encoding DUF5615 family PIN-like protein, translated as MTVWLDAHLSPALAPWLAATFGVTATAVRDLGLRDALDPPIFDAARAAGAVVMTKDADFAEMVGRLGTPPQVVWLRCGNTSNAALRTLLTAEFPAAMAQLAAGVPLVEVGAPGVP; from the coding sequence GTGACGGTCTGGCTGGATGCGCACCTGTCGCCGGCCCTGGCGCCGTGGCTGGCCGCAACGTTCGGGGTGACGGCGACGGCCGTCCGTGACCTCGGCCTGCGCGACGCGCTCGACCCGCCGATCTTCGACGCCGCGCGGGCGGCCGGGGCAGTCGTGATGACGAAGGACGCCGACTTCGCGGAAATGGTCGGCCGACTCGGGACACCGCCCCAGGTGGTCTGGCTCCGGTGCGGGAACACGTCGAACGCCGCGCTTCGGACTCTCTTGACCGCCGAGTTTCCCGCGGCGATGGCGCAACTCGCCGCGGGCGTTCCGCTCGTCGAGGTCGGAGCCCCCGGCGTTCCCTGA
- the eutB gene encoding ethanolamine ammonia-lyase subunit EutB yields the protein MYAHVVRGERFVFPDLRDLLAKANEAKSGDALAGLAARSERERVAAKLALADVPLGDIADTPLIDDDVTRLLAAGHDRGAFAPLRSLTVGGFREFLLDHRTDGAALAGLHRAITPEVAAAVAKLMGNKELVYVAAKIRVVTRCRNTLGERGVFGVRVQPNHPTDDVGGILLAAIDGLCYGCGDAVIGVNPATESVDTVAAVLRALDRLIDVTGAPTQHCVLSHVTTQLAALERGAPVDLLFQSVAGTEAANRSFGVTPAMLKEGLERVRESHRGRAVSWVGDQVTYFETGQGSALSADAHGGIDQLTLEARAQGVARAFDPFLVNSVVGFIGPEYLADERQIVRAGLEDHFVGKLLGLPIGVDVCYTNHADADQNSADNLLLLLAAAGCNYVMGVPCADDVMLNYQSTSYHDAATVRELFGLHPAPEFAAWLEARGVFRAGRLAPAAARPALLAHLSALGG from the coding sequence ATGTACGCCCACGTCGTCCGCGGGGAGCGGTTCGTCTTCCCCGACCTGCGCGACCTGCTGGCGAAGGCCAACGAGGCGAAGTCCGGCGACGCCCTCGCCGGCCTCGCCGCGCGCTCCGAGCGCGAGCGCGTCGCCGCCAAGCTGGCCCTCGCCGACGTCCCCCTCGGCGACATCGCCGACACGCCGCTGATCGACGACGACGTGACCCGCCTCCTTGCCGCCGGCCACGACCGCGGGGCGTTCGCGCCGCTGCGCTCCCTCACCGTCGGCGGCTTCCGCGAGTTCCTCCTCGACCACCGCACCGACGGGGCCGCACTGGCCGGCCTGCACCGCGCGATCACGCCCGAGGTCGCGGCGGCGGTGGCGAAGCTGATGGGGAACAAGGAGCTCGTCTACGTCGCGGCGAAGATTCGCGTCGTGACGCGCTGCCGGAACACGCTCGGCGAACGCGGCGTGTTCGGCGTGCGGGTGCAGCCGAACCACCCGACCGACGACGTCGGCGGCATCCTCCTCGCCGCGATCGACGGCCTGTGCTACGGCTGCGGCGACGCGGTGATCGGCGTGAACCCGGCCACCGAGTCCGTGGACACCGTCGCGGCGGTCCTCCGCGCCCTCGACCGCCTCATCGACGTGACCGGGGCGCCGACGCAGCACTGCGTGCTGTCGCACGTCACGACGCAGCTGGCGGCGCTGGAGCGCGGGGCGCCGGTCGATCTGCTGTTCCAGTCGGTCGCGGGGACGGAGGCGGCGAACCGCAGCTTTGGCGTCACGCCGGCGATGCTAAAGGAAGGACTGGAGCGCGTGCGCGAGTCGCACCGCGGCCGCGCGGTGAGCTGGGTCGGCGACCAGGTGACGTACTTCGAGACGGGGCAGGGGAGCGCCCTGTCGGCGGACGCGCACGGCGGGATCGACCAGCTGACGCTGGAGGCACGGGCGCAGGGCGTGGCGCGGGCGTTCGACCCGTTCCTGGTGAACAGCGTGGTGGGGTTCATCGGCCCCGAGTACCTGGCAGACGAGCGCCAGATCGTGCGGGCCGGCCTGGAAGATCACTTCGTCGGCAAGCTGCTCGGGCTCCCGATCGGCGTGGACGTGTGCTACACGAACCACGCCGACGCCGACCAGAACTCGGCGGACAACCTGCTGCTGTTGCTGGCAGCGGCGGGGTGCAACTACGTGATGGGGGTGCCGTGTGCCGACGACGTGATGCTGAACTACCAGAGCACGAGCTACCACGACGCGGCGACGGTGCGGGAGCTGTTCGGGCTGCACCCGGCGCCGGAGTTCGCGGCGTGGCTGGAGGCGCGCGGGGTGTTCCGCGCCGGCCGGCTGGCGCCGGCCGCCGCGCGGCCGGCGCTGCTGGCGCACCTGTCGGCGTTGGGCGGCTGA